The nucleotide sequence CCCGGTCTCGAGCGCCCGCAGCAGCGTGGACTTGCCGTGGTAGCCACCGCCGACGATCAGGGTGACGCCCTCGGGGACCCCCATCCCGGTCACCGGGCCGCGGTTCGGTGTCCTCAGGGTGACCCGCAGCGACTCCGGGGACCCGAACGGCACGGCGTCGGGCAGTGGGCGGTCGTCGATGCCGGAGGCGCGCGGCAGCACCGCGCCGTCGGCGACGAACCCGACCAGGCCCTCGGCTCGCAGCGCGTCCCGCAGGGCACCGGCGTCCTCGATCGTCTCGACGAACTCGACCGCCCGGTCGCGATCGGCGTTCTCCCAGGTCAGGGCGCTCCCGATGGCATCGGGGAGGTCGTCGGTGAGCGTGCGGGCGGCGGCGTGCCCGGCGATCCGGCGGCCGTGCCCCGGCAGCGGCACACCGAGCTCGACGACGACGTCGCCGGAGTCGGCGTCGATCCGGATCGCGCTGCGGTCGAGCACCTCCTGACCGCCGGCGTCGACCGTCAGCGGGGTGTCGCGCAGACCGGTGCGCAGCGCACGGAGCAGGAACCCGCCGAGCGCCCGCGCCCGTACCGGGGTCCGGTACAGCTCGGCGGGCAGGGCAGCGGTCGCCGCCGGCACGGTGACCCGCAGCCGGGACGGCGGCGCGAACGGGTCGGCCTGGACCTTGCGGATCTCCAGCTCGGCACCGTCGATCGACCAGCGTCCGGCGAGGCCCTTGTAGGCGCCGTAGCCCGAGCCGTCCATGCCGTGCAACCGGGCGGCGAGCTCCCGGCGGTCGCCCTGGACACCGGACGGTGGCGGGCCACCCGCGCGACGATCGGGGCGGGTGCGGTGCGTGCGGGTCATGCGGTCCTCTCCGGACGGGTCTGGATGTCCCGGCGGGGGTACCCGGCCGTGCCGATCTCACCCGTGTCCATCTCAACCGTGCCGATCTCACCCGTGTCCATCTCACCCGTCCGGCCCGGCCGCGCGGTGGCCGGTGCCGTTTCGGGTCGTCATCGCCCAGCTCGGGCGGGTCCTGTTCACCCGAGTGATTCGTCGTCGAATGCCGGTCGGTAGCCTGACTCGTCGTGTTGTCGCGTATGTCCGGAGTCCACCTCGCGCGTGGCGCGGCGATCGGTGTCGTCGAGACGATCCCCGGCGTCAGTGGCGGGACGATGGCCCTCGTCGTCGGTATCTACGAGCGGCTGATCGCCCAGGCCGGTCACCTGGTGGGCGCGGTGCGAGCGCTGCTGCCCGGCCAGGCCGGCGGCGACGTCCGCCCCCGCGAGCAGTTGCGGCGCCTGGACTGGGGCCTGCTGGTGCCGGTCGCGATCGGGATGATCCTGGCCGTCGTGCTGGCGTCGCGGGTGCTGCCCGACCTGATCGAGTCGCATCCGGTCGGCGCGCGGGCGGTGTTCTTCGGCATGGTCGCCGCGTCGGTCGCGGTGCCGCTGCGGATCACCGGGATGCTGCGCGGATGGCGCGAGTGGGCGATCGTGGTCGTCGCGTTCGTGGTGACCTACCTGGTGAGCAGCCTGCCGCCGGCCGCTGGTGACGGCAGGCCGCCCTACATCCTCGTCGGGCTCGCCGCCGCCATCGCGATCTGCGCGCTGGTGCTGCCCGGCTTCTCCGGCTCGTTCCTGCTGCTGGTGTTCGGCCTGTACGAGCCGACCCTGCGCGCGGTCGCCGAGTTCGACATCGCCTACATCGCGGTGTTCGCGCTCGGCGCGATCGTCGGGCTCGGCACCTTCGTCTCGCTGCTGCAGTGGCTGCTCGAGCACCACCGCCGCACCCTGATGGTGATCATGGTCGGGGTACTGCTGGGTGCGCTCCGGGCGCTCTGGCCCTGGCAGGACGACGCCCGCGGCGTGCTCACCCCGGACCCGGGCTGGATCGCCATGCTGATCCCCGCGCTGCTCGGCGCCGCGCTCGTGATCGGCATCATGCTGCTGGAGCGCCGGGTCGAGCCGCGCTCCGCCGATGCCGACGGCGGTGCGGCGTCCGGGACCGTGTCCGAGCAGGCGGCGGCGACCGTGCCGCCGTCCGCCGAGGAGGAGACCCGGTTCCTGCGCCCGGTCCGCCCGGCCGACACCCCCGACGGGGGCCCGGCCGACGTGACCCGCCCGCTCCCCCGGATCGATCGGCGGGACGGTCCCGGAAACCCTTGACCTGACCTCGGGTTCAGCTCCGACGATGCTCCCATGAGCATCTTCAGCGAGAGCGAACTCGGATACCTGCGCGGGACGGGCCGGCTCGCCCGGCTGGCCACGATCGGGCCGGACGGGGGCCCACAGGTCCGGCCGGTCGGCTACCTGGTGAACCAGGACGGCACGATCGACGTCGGCGGCATCGACAACCCGGCCACCCAGAAATGGCGCAACGTGCGGCGGGACGAGCGGGTCGCGCTCGTCGTGGACGACACCGGGGACGGTCCGGGCTGGTCGCCGCGCTGGGTCGAGGTGCGCGGGACCGCCGAGCTGCTGCCGGGCGTGGTGCCCGGCGGCGCGCTCCGCGACGCCGCGCCCGGCGTGATCCGGATCCGGCCACGGCGGATCCTGGCCCATGTCGACGGCACCTCACACAACAGGACCGTGTGACTCCGCCTGGGCGCCGTGTGGCAGCCACCCCGGCCGCGACGACCCGCGCGGCACCAGCACCGTGCGGTACCCGCCGGGCGTCGCCGTCATCCTGACCTGGTCGGTGACGCCCTGGTAGTGCCCGAGCGGGGTGGACGCGGTGAACGTCTCCGGATCGGGGTACGCGTGCTCGGTGCCGGTCCCGGCGATCTCCCTGGCGTAGCCGAGATCGAACACGCCCAGCTCCAGCATCCACAGCGCGGCCCGGACCAGCGACACCTCGACCGCCCACGAGCCACCCTCGGTGGCGCGCCTGCGCAGTGCCGCGCAGATCCCGGCGGCCGCCAGCCAGGACACGATGTAGTCGTTGACGACCAGGATCGGGGACAGCCGCGGCCGGCCCCCGCCGCCCTCCAGCGTCATCATCCCGACCAGGGTGCCCGCGGACTGGTCGAAGCCGATCCGGTCCGCCCACGGCCCGTGCGGGCCGTGCAGGGTGGTCGTGGCGTGCACGATCCCGGGCCGGACGGCCGCCGCCTCCTCCGCCGACAGTCCGATCGACTCCAGGTAGCCGGGCCGCCGGTTGGCGTGGAAGACGTCGGCCCCGGCGAGCAGCCCGCGCAGCAGTGACCGGCCGCCCGATGTGCGCGGGTCCACCGTGCAGGAACGGACGCCGACGTTCGCGCTGATGTAGGTGGTGTCGTGCTCGAACTCGTCGGGCCGCCACACGTTGAGCACGTCGGCGCCGTGCAGCGCGAGCGAGCGGCCGGTGCCTGCCCCGGCGATCACGTGCCCCATGCCGAGCGCGCGCAGCCCGTCCAGCGGCTGCTCGGGCCGGTCGCGGCCGGGGAACGGCTCGGGCGGGGCGTCCCCGATCCGGCGCAGCGTGATCGGCGGTGTGTCCGCGATCGCGGCGTGCTGCGCGGTGTCGAGCCACTCCTGCGGGGTCCGGGCCATCGGCAGCACGATCCCGGCGGCGGCCGCGGCCTCCTCCAGGTCCGCGGCGTCCCACCGGCGGATCGCGTCGGCGACGCCTGCCTCGGGCGCCCCGAGGAAGGTCTCGGCGGCGTGCCGCAGCTTCGGGTACGGGTTGAGCGGCATCACCCAGCGGCCGTCGCGCGTCTCGTGGAAGGTGAACCCGAGTGCCTGCGAGGTGATCGCCGGGCTGGCCGCCGGATAGCCGTTGAGCAGCTCCCAGCGCCGGTCGTAGAACGGGCAGAGCCGGTGCGGGGCGCGGCGGACGTCGACCGTGACGTCCTGGCCGTCGCCGCCGCGGTCCCGGTGGATCGCGGCGACGCCGACCGACTTCGCGGCGAGCGCGACCGCCGCTCCCCCGCCGAGCCGCAGCGCGCTGGGCACCACCGGATCGGCACCGACGAAGCCGATCCGGCCGCCGGCATCGGCAGCGGACAGCCCGGTCCCGGCCAGCAGGCCGTCCAGGGCGGCGGCCGGGTCGAACGCGTCGTCGGTGGCGGGATGTGCGACGGCGGCCCGGATCCGCCCGGACAGACCCGTCGGGCCGTTCACCGCGGACCCGGCACGTGCTTGGCCCGCAGGTACTCGCCCACGGACTTGCCGATCTGGTCGACCCGCAGGTTCGCCGAGCCGCCCGAGCCGAGCAGCCCGACCAGCACCAGGTGCACCGCGCCGAGGTGCGGGAACTCGTGCCGGACGATCGCCCCGCCCGCCTCCGGGAGCAGCGTCGCCACCCGCTCGGTGCCCAGTGTGGCGCGCAGCCAGTCCCAGTGCGCCGGATCCTTCACCCAGATCCCGACGTTCGCGTTGCCGCCCTTGTCGCCTGCCCTGGCGTGCACGAACCGGCCGAGCTGGACCGGGTCGCCGTCGGGTTCGGGCAGCGGTGGCTCGGGATGCACCGGCTGGGCGAGCTCCTCCGGGCCTGCGGTCCGGGTCGGGCGCGGCGGATCGATCCGGGTGCCGTCGTCGAGCACGACGTGCTCGTCGAGCAGCGTCGCTTCCAGCAGCGCCGGCCAGTACTCGATCCTGGGCCAGGGCTCGGTCGCCCGCGGGGCGTGCCCGTCGTGGTGGAACCCGGGGAAGCCCTGCAGGTACAGCGAGCCGACGGCCGGGGCGAAGCGGCGCAGCGGCTCCGGGTCCCGGGCGGTGGCGATCACCCGGATCGGCACCGTCGCCGCCCACTGGTCGGCCGGATCGTCGGCGGCGACACCGAGCGGGGTGATCTCCAGCTGGTCGACGTGGCCCGCCAGCCGATCGGCCAGCTGGCTGCGCAGCAGCGCCACCTTCGCCTCGACGTCCGGGGCGGTGCAGAACAGCATCGTCGAGATCTCGTAGCCGATCGGTGCGAACACCGCGACCTTCGCGGTCGGTGGTGGCGGGGAGCCGGTGACCGGGCCGATCGCCACCCGGTCCGGGCCCTGCTGGGTCAGCCGCACGGTGTCCAGGTGCACCGTGACGTCCGGATTGAGGTAGCGCGGGCCCTGGATCTCGTAGAGCAGCTGCGCGGTGACCGTGTCGACGGTGACCGCACCACCGTCGGCGCCGTGCTTGGTGATCACGCTCGATCCGTCGGCGGCGATCTCGGCGATCGGGAACCCGGGCCGCAGCATCCCCGGGACGTCGCGGAACCCGGAGAAGTTGCCGCCGGTCGCGTGCGCGCCGCACTCGATCACGTGCCCGGCGGTGACGGCGCCGGCCAGCGCGTCGTGGTCGTCCGGGGTGAGGCCGTGCCACCAGGCCGCCGGGCCCGCGGTGAGCGAGGCGTCGGTGACCCGGCCGGTCACCACGATGTCGGCACCCGCCGCGAGTGCGGCCGCGATCCCGAAGCCGCCGAGGTAGGCGTTCGCGGCGATCGGCTCGACGCCCCAGTCCTTGAGCGGGGCACCGGTGTCCAGATGCTCCAGGCCGTGCCCGTCGGCGTGGAAGCCGGCCAGCCGATCCAGCACCCCGTCGCCGGTGACGTGCGCGACCCGCAACGTCACCCCGGCGGCGGCGATCCGGCGGCGCAGCTCGGCGGCCATCCCGGCCGGGTCGAACCCGCCCGCGTTGGTGACCACCCGCAGCCCGCGCCGGGCGATCTCGGGCAGGTGCGGGCCGAGCTGGTCGAGCGCGTAGCCGACGTAGCCCGGCTTGCCGCGCCGGGCGCCGGCGGCCAGTGCGGCCAGGGTGATCTCGGCCAGGTAGTCGCCCATCAGGACGTCCACCGGATCACCCGCCATCACCTCGTCGACCGCGGTGTACCGGTCACCCAGGTAGCCGGAGACGTTCGCGATCCGCAGCGATCGTGTGCCCATGCCGGTCACGCTAAGGCGACGCCGGTGCTGTGGCCAGGACCGATGCACGAACCGGGCGTGACCCCTAGGGTCATGGATCGTGGAACTGTTCCACCTGCGCTATTTCATCGCCGTCGCCGACGAGCTGAACCTGACCCGGGCCGCGGCCCGGCTGCATCTGGCCGCCTCGCCGCTGTCGCGGCGCATCCGCGATCTCGAACGCGAGCTCGGGACGCCGCTGTTCGTCCGGTCCGCGCGCGGGATGGCGCTCACCGAGGCGGGCCGGGCGCTGCTCCCCCGCGCCCGGGAGATCGTGCACCGGGTGGACACGCTGCCCGGCGAGATCGCCGCCGCCGACGGTCATCCGGTCGCCTCGGTCGGGATGGCCCCCGACGTCACCGCGGCCGTGCGGGACGGTTACCTGGCACGGCTGCGGGCCGCCCACCCCGCGCTGGCGGTGCGGATCCGGCCCGGGCCCAGCTCGGAGCTCGCCAAGGCGGTGGCCCGCGGCGATCTGGATCTCGCCTTCGTACACGGGCGGACCGACGACCCGCGACTGCGGGAGCGGCGGATCGACTCCCGGCCGGCGGGCGTCGCCGTCGGGCACGGGCTGGGGTTCGACGACCGCACGGAGATCCGGCTCGACGAGCTCGCCGAGCTGCCCTACGCCTCGATCCGGTACGACGCGGCCCCGGCCGTCTACCGGGCGACCGGCGAGCTGCTGGCCGTGCACGGGGTGCACGGGCGGATCGAACTCGACACGCACAGTCCCGGCGATCTCGCCCACGTCGTGGCGGCCGGGCAGGCATTCACCCTGGTCGCGCTCGGGTCGGGGGCGACCCACAAGGCGTTCGTCGGGGAGCCGGTGCACGTGCTGCCGGTGACCGGCGCCGACGTCCGGCTCACCACTGAGGCGGTGTGGCGGGGCGACCGGGAGGACGACGCCGTCGTGCGGCTACTGATCGCGGCCGCCGCCCGCTGAGTCACCGGGGGCGCGATCGGCCCCGCCGGCCGGGGTGCGGGGCAGCCCGATCCGGACCAGGCAGCCCCCGCCGGCGCCGGCGCCGACCCGCACCGTGCCGCCGTGCGCCGCGACCACCGCCGCGACGATCGCCAGCCCGAGCCCCGATCCGCCGCCCCCCGGCCGGCCGGCCGGGCCACCGACCTGGTGGAACCGTTCCAGCACCCGTTCTCGCTCGGCGTCGGGCACCCCGGGGCCGTCGTCGGCCACCTCCAGCACGACCCCGCCCGCTGCCTCGTCGGCACCGGACACGGTGACGACGGCGGCGGTGCCGGCGGGTGTGTGCTCCCGGACGTTGGTGAGCAGGTTGTCCAGCACCCGGCGCAGCTGCACGCCGTCACCGCGGACCTCGGTCGGGCCGTGCACCGTGAGCGCCCAGGACCGAGCCGGATCGGCAGCCCGCGCCGTCCCGAGCGCGGCGGCGGCGAGCCCGGCGACGTCGACCGGGCGGCGCTCGGTCACCGGCCCCTGGTCGAGCCGGGCGAGCAGCAACAGCTCGTCGACCAGCGAACTCATCCGGGTCGCCTCCTCCTCGATCCGGCGCATCGCCTCGGCGAGATCGTCCGGGCGGCGGTCGGCGCCGTGCCGGAACAGCTCCGCGTACCCGCGCACCGTGGTGAGCGGTGTGCGCAGCTCGTGCGAGGCGTCCGCCACGAACCGGCGCAGCCGGTCCTCGGACCGGGCCCGCGCGGTGAACGCCTCCTCCAGCCGGGCCAGCATCGCGTTCAGCGCCGCTGCGAGCCGGCCGACCTCGGTGCCGGGAGCCGCGCCGTCCGGTACCCGGCGGGTCAGATCACCGGACCCGATCGCCGTCGCCGCGTCGGCGATCCGGTCCAGTGGTCGCAGACCGCGGCGCACCAGCACCGTCGCCACCCCCGTGAGCAGCAGCAGCGCGGCCAGCCCGGTCCCGACGAGCACGTTGCGGGTGCGCTCCATCAGCTCGGTGGAGGCGGCCGTCGGCTGCCCCACGACCAGCGTGGTCCCGTCCGGGACCGGCACGGCCAGCACCCGCCACGGTGTCCCGTCCACCCCGGTCACCGCCACCGGCCCGGCACCGTGTTCCAGGCCGCCGGGGACGGCCGGGGCCGGAGCGAGCGCCACCGTCTCGAGCGGACCGCCGTCCGGCGCACGCAGCTGCAGGAACGACGGCAGATCACCGCGGCCCACCAGGGTCGTCCACAGCGGGCCCGGTTCGCCGGCGACGGTGCGCAGCGGCGACGGGCCGCCGGCGGCCGGCAGCGCGGCGAGCACCGTCCCGGCAGCGAGCCGCAGCTGGTCGTCCACCTGACTGGCCCGCCAGTCCTGCAGCGCACCGAAGGTGGCTCCGCCGGTGAGCACCAGGCCGGCCAGCAGCACCCCAGCCGCGCTGGCCACCAGGCGGGTCCGCAGCGACACGGCACCTGTCAGCCGCACCGCACCCATCAGGGCGCCCGCACGACGTAGCCGACCCGGGGCACCGTGTGGATCAGCGGCGGACCGTGCGCATCGAGCTTGCGGCGCAGATAGGACACGTAGGTCTGCACGACGCCGTCGTTGCCGCCGAAGTCGTACTCCCACACCTCGGCCAGGATCCGCCGCTTGCTCAGCACCCGCCCGGCGTGCGCGACGAGCAGCCGCAGCAGGGCGAACTCGGTCGGTGTCAGCTCCAGTTCGGTCCCGGCCCGGTGCACCCGGTAGGCGTCGACGTCGATCTCCAGGTCGGCGATCCGGAGCAGCGCCCCGGGGCGCCCGGTGCCCGCCCGGCGCAGCAGCGCCTCCACCCGCGCGGCCAGCTCGTCGATGCTGAACGGCTTGGTCACGTAGTCGTCGCCACCGATGCGCAGCCCGTGCACCGTGTCCTCGGTCGCGTCCCGGGCGGTCAGGAACAGCACCGGCACCCGGTCCCCGCGCGAGCGCAGCCGTGCGCAGACCTCCCAGCCGGACAGATCGGGCAGCACGACGTCGAGGACGACGAGGTGCGGCCGGTACCCGGACGCCAGTTCGAGCGCTTCGGCGGCGGTGCAGGCCACCGTGGTCTCGTAGCCCTGGTAGCGCAGCGCGGTGGCGATCAGATCGGCGAGGTAGCGCTCGTCGTCGACGACCAGGATCCGGGTTGCCGGCCTCATGACCGGCAGTCTCCCGCCCCGCGGCCGGCGCGGCCACGACACGCGCGGATCCACAGAGAACTCCCAGAACCGGCGCAGGGCAGCTGAAGGCCGGGGCCGTGAACTGGGCACATGGACCGACTCTCCCGCGCCGTGCTCGCCCGCCCCGGGCGGACGACGGCGCTGCTCACCGTGCTGTTCCTCGCCGGATGCGCGTCCATCGCACTGCTGCTCCCGAGGGTGTCCGAGACCAACGAGTACCCGGCGCTGGCCGGCTACCGGGCGAACGAGGCGATCCGGGACGTGGTCGGCACCGGGGGCTACGAGCGCCCGGTCATCGGGGTGGTGACGCTCGCGCCCGGTCAGTACCCGGACGATCCGGCGACCGCCGCCGCGGTCGGTGACGCCTACGCCGCGGCGGGCCGTGCGGTCGGCGCCCGGGTGCTCTCCCCGATCGACGCCCCGTCGCAGGCGACCCGCTCTGCGGACGGCCGGGTGCTGGCCGGGTTGTTCTCCGGCGCTCCGGTCGAGCAGGGCGGACTACCCGGCAGCGCGCTCGGTGAGGGACCCGGGCTGGAGACCGCGGTCTACGCCGCGATGACGCCGCTGCTGCCACCCGGGGCGGAGCTGCGGGTGACCGGGCTGGACGCGCTCGCCACCGGTGTCGACACAGGTGGCCTGAACGCTCCGGTCAAGCTGGCGGTCACCGTCGGCGCCGCGCTGGTCGTGCTGGTGTGGGTGTTCCGGTCCCGGCTGGCGGTGGTGCCGCTGGTCGTCGCCGCGGTCGCCACCCCGGTCGCGTTCCTCGGGCTGCTCCTGGTCAGTCCGCTGATCACGGTGCACGAGACGACCGTGATCATGCTGCCGCTGCTGGGCGTCGGGCTGGCGGTCGACTACGCGCTGATCGTGGTGGCCCGCTGGCGGGAGGAGCGGGCGTCCGCGCTGCCGGGCGAGCCCCGCTCCGCAGCAGTGCACCGGACGATGGCCACGTCCGGCCGGGCCGTGCTGACCAGCACGGCCGCCGTCGCGTTCGGCCTGGCCACGATGATCGTGCTGCCGATCCCGCTGCTGCGGAGCCTGGGTGTCGGCGGGATGCTGGTGACGTTGGCGTCCGCGCTGGTCACCCTGCTGTTGTTGCCGGTGCTGCTGGCACGGATGCCCGATCCTGCACCGGAACGCATTGTTGCCGGGCCCGGCTGGGCCCGCTGGACCAGGTTCGTGGTGCGGCACCGGGTGCCGGCGGCTGCATCGGCCGGCGGGCTCCTGCTCGGCCTCTGCGCGGTGGCCACCGGGATCAACCTGCACCTTCCGGCCAGCCCGGACCTGGCCGCGACCGGGCCCGGCCGGGACGGCCTGAACGCGCTGCAGACGGCCGGGCTGCCGACCGGGCTGCTCTCCGGGTTCGACGTGTTCGTGCCGCCGGGAGCCGATCCGGCCGCGGTCGCCCGGCACCTGGCGTCGGTACCGGGAGTGGCGGCGGCCATCGCCCCGGACGGCGACGAATGGCGGGCGGCCGCCGGATCGGTGCTGACGGTGCTGCCGCACGATGAGGCAGGCACCGGGGCCGGGCGGGCGACGGTGCAGGCGGTGCGCGACGCCGCCCCGTCCGGGGTGCAGGTCGGCGGGAACGCCACCCAGCAGTTGGACTACCTCGACGCGACCTACGGCACGTTCCCGCTGATGCTGGCTCTGGTCGGACTGGTCACGCTCGTCGTACTCACCCGGGCGCTGCGCTCGGTGCTGCTCGCGCTCAAGGCAGTCCTGTTCTGTCTGCTCTCGCTCGGCGCGGTGCTGGGCGCGCTGGTCCTGCTGTGGCAGTGGGGCTGGGGTACCGAGGCGCTGCTCGGCATCACCCCGGACGGCGCGATCGGGACCTTCGTGCCGGTCACCGTGTTCGCCTTCCTCTACGGGCTGACCACCGACTACGAGGTGTTCCTGCTGTCGCGGGTGCGCGAGGCCCGCGACGCCGGGATGGACACCACCGAGGCGCTGGTGGAGGGGCTGGGCCGATCCGGCCGGGTGGTGGGCTACGCCGCACTGATCCTGTTCTTCTCGTTCGCGGCGATGGCCGGCGGCGGGGAGCTGGACGTGGCGATCTTCGCCTCCGGGGTGGCGCTCGGGATCCTGATCGACGCGACACTGATCCGTGCCGTGCTGCTACCGGCGGGGGTTGCACTGCTGGGGAGCTGGAACTGGTGGCTGCCCGCCCCCGCCGCCCGGCTGCTCGGGGTCGCGCCCGCCCCCCGGCGCACCGGAGAGTGAACGGCGTGCGCAGTGTCCTCGTTCGCTTTCCGGGCGGTCGGGAACGGCCACCACGGGTCACTGCGGGGAGCAACGTCGTGATGGGTGGGCAGCCCTCTGCGAGGGAACGATTGGATCTGACAGGAACCGACTTGATCTGACAGACAGTTGCAGACGTGACTGCTAGGCTCGTTCCATGTCAGCTGAGGTGAACGACGGTGGATCAGCCGAGGTGGTCGTCAACCAGGACGGGCGCATCCTCATCCCGGCCCAGATCCGTCGAGACCTCCGGATGACCGCCGGATCGACCCTGCTCCTGTCCGTCGAGGACGGACGTGTGGTGCTCGAGACCCGTGAGCAGCTCATCGCCCGGATGCGTCAGGAGATCGCCGAATCCTGGACCGGTGACCCCGACACCTCCCCGGCCGACGAGCTGATCGCCGAGCGTCGTGCCGAGGCGGCCGCCGAGAACGCCCGATGACCCCGGCCGGGCCGGCAGTGCTGGACGCCTCCGCGGTCCTGGCCTGGCTGCGCGCCGAGCCCGGCGCCGAGGTCGTCGACACGTACCTGCCCGCCGCGGTGCTCTCGGCGGTCAACCTCGCCGAGGTGCACCAGAAACTCGCCCAGCACGGCGTCGACGCCGACCGGGCCATCGCCCGCCTGCGCACCGTCGGGATCCGGATCGAGCCACTCGATGTCGCCGACGCGACCGCCGCGGCGAAGCTGTGGCCCACCACCCGGACGGCGGGGCTGTCCCTCGGCGACCGGTGCTGTCTCGCACTGGCCGCTCGCCTCGCAGGTCCTGCGATCACCGCCGACCAGGCGTGGACAGGGCTCGATCTCGACGTCACTGTCGTAGCGATCCGCTAGCGAGTCCCGCGACCGCAGCCGCGCCGACCGCCGGCAGCCGGCGATGCCCGACACCTGCGTGGATACCCGCTGGATCCTCGTTCGAGACGAACAGCCACCCGGCTCCTCCGTGCCGGCCCCCGGCCCGCACCGAACACCCGGCTGGTCACCCGCTCTGCGGCTGCTGAGTCCCGCCCGCCGAGGGGACGGGCGGGACTTCACGGGTCAGGCGAAGGCCTCCGGCGGCGGGCAGGAGCAGACCAGGTTCCGGTCGCCGTGCGCGCCGTCGATCCGGCGCACCGGCGGCCACACCTTGCGGTCGTGCACGCCCGGTGTCCCGCCGGTCGGGTAGGCGGCCAGCTCGCGCGGGTAGGGGTGGTCCCACTTGTCGTCGGCCAGGCAGGCCGCGGTGTGCGGGGCGCCGCGCAGCGGGTTGTCGTCGGCCGGCCACTCCCCCGCCGCGACCCGGTCGATCTCCCCGCGAATCGAGATCATCGCGGCGACGAACCGCTCGATCTCGGGCAGGTCCTCGGACTCGGTCGGCTCCACCATCAGGGTGCCCGCCACCGGGAACGACATGGTCGGGGCGTGGATGCCGTGGTCGATCAGCCGCTTGGCGACGTCGTCGACGGTGACGCCGGTCTCCTTGGTGATCGCGCGCAGGTCCAGGATGCACTCGTGCGCGACGGAGCCGTCGATGCCCGAGTACAGCACCGGGTAGTGCTCCTGCAGCCGGGTCGCGACGTAGTTCGCGGCGGCGACGGCGGTGAGCGTCGCCCGGCGCAGCCCGTCCAGGCCCATCATCCGCAGGTAGGCCCAGGAGATCGGCAGGACGCCGGGCGAGCCGTACGGCGCCGCGGACACCGGACCGACCTCGCCGCGCCCCGGCAGGAACGGCACGAGGTGCTCGGCCACCGCGACCGGCCCGACGCCCGGGCCCCCACCGCCGTGCGGGATGCAGAAGGTCTTGTGCAGGTTCAGGTGCGAGACGTCGCCGCCGAACGCGCCCGGCCGGGCCACCCCGACCAGTGCGTTCAGGTTGGCGCCGTCGACGTAGACCTGGCCGCCCGCGTCGTGCACCGCGCCGCACACGTCGCGGACCTGCGCCTCGTAGACACC is from Pseudonocardia autotrophica and encodes:
- a CDS encoding DUF368 domain-containing protein yields the protein MSGVHLARGAAIGVVETIPGVSGGTMALVVGIYERLIAQAGHLVGAVRALLPGQAGGDVRPREQLRRLDWGLLVPVAIGMILAVVLASRVLPDLIESHPVGARAVFFGMVAASVAVPLRITGMLRGWREWAIVVVAFVVTYLVSSLPPAAGDGRPPYILVGLAAAIAICALVLPGFSGSFLLLVFGLYEPTLRAVAEFDIAYIAVFALGAIVGLGTFVSLLQWLLEHHRRTLMVIMVGVLLGALRALWPWQDDARGVLTPDPGWIAMLIPALLGAALVIGIMLLERRVEPRSADADGGAASGTVSEQAAATVPPSAEEETRFLRPVRPADTPDGGPADVTRPLPRIDRRDGPGNP
- a CDS encoding PPOX class F420-dependent oxidoreductase, whose product is MSIFSESELGYLRGTGRLARLATIGPDGGPQVRPVGYLVNQDGTIDVGGIDNPATQKWRNVRRDERVALVVDDTGDGPGWSPRWVEVRGTAELLPGVVPGGALRDAAPGVIRIRPRRILAHVDGTSHNRTV
- a CDS encoding CoA transferase, coding for MNGPTGLSGRIRAAVAHPATDDAFDPAAALDGLLAGTGLSAADAGGRIGFVGADPVVPSALRLGGGAAVALAAKSVGVAAIHRDRGGDGQDVTVDVRRAPHRLCPFYDRRWELLNGYPAASPAITSQALGFTFHETRDGRWVMPLNPYPKLRHAAETFLGAPEAGVADAIRRWDAADLEEAAAAAGIVLPMARTPQEWLDTAQHAAIADTPPITLRRIGDAPPEPFPGRDRPEQPLDGLRALGMGHVIAGAGTGRSLALHGADVLNVWRPDEFEHDTTYISANVGVRSCTVDPRTSGGRSLLRGLLAGADVFHANRRPGYLESIGLSAEEAAAVRPGIVHATTTLHGPHGPWADRIGFDQSAGTLVGMMTLEGGGGRPRLSPILVVNDYIVSWLAAAGICAALRRRATEGGSWAVEVSLVRAALWMLELGVFDLGYAREIAGTGTEHAYPDPETFTASTPLGHYQGVTDQVRMTATPGGYRTVLVPRGSSRPGWLPHGAQAESHGPVV
- a CDS encoding acyclic terpene utilization AtuA family protein, which translates into the protein MGTRSLRIANVSGYLGDRYTAVDEVMAGDPVDVLMGDYLAEITLAALAAGARRGKPGYVGYALDQLGPHLPEIARRGLRVVTNAGGFDPAGMAAELRRRIAAAGVTLRVAHVTGDGVLDRLAGFHADGHGLEHLDTGAPLKDWGVEPIAANAYLGGFGIAAALAAGADIVVTGRVTDASLTAGPAAWWHGLTPDDHDALAGAVTAGHVIECGAHATGGNFSGFRDVPGMLRPGFPIAEIAADGSSVITKHGADGGAVTVDTVTAQLLYEIQGPRYLNPDVTVHLDTVRLTQQGPDRVAIGPVTGSPPPPTAKVAVFAPIGYEISTMLFCTAPDVEAKVALLRSQLADRLAGHVDQLEITPLGVAADDPADQWAATVPIRVIATARDPEPLRRFAPAVGSLYLQGFPGFHHDGHAPRATEPWPRIEYWPALLEATLLDEHVVLDDGTRIDPPRPTRTAGPEELAQPVHPEPPLPEPDGDPVQLGRFVHARAGDKGGNANVGIWVKDPAHWDWLRATLGTERVATLLPEAGGAIVRHEFPHLGAVHLVLVGLLGSGGSANLRVDQIGKSVGEYLRAKHVPGPR
- a CDS encoding LysR family transcriptional regulator, which gives rise to MELFHLRYFIAVADELNLTRAAARLHLAASPLSRRIRDLERELGTPLFVRSARGMALTEAGRALLPRAREIVHRVDTLPGEIAAADGHPVASVGMAPDVTAAVRDGYLARLRAAHPALAVRIRPGPSSELAKAVARGDLDLAFVHGRTDDPRLRERRIDSRPAGVAVGHGLGFDDRTEIRLDELAELPYASIRYDAAPAVYRATGELLAVHGVHGRIELDTHSPGDLAHVVAAGQAFTLVALGSGATHKAFVGEPVHVLPVTGADVRLTTEAVWRGDREDDAVVRLLIAAAAR
- a CDS encoding sensor histidine kinase — translated: MASAAGVLLAGLVLTGGATFGALQDWRASQVDDQLRLAAGTVLAALPAAGGPSPLRTVAGEPGPLWTTLVGRGDLPSFLQLRAPDGGPLETVALAPAPAVPGGLEHGAGPVAVTGVDGTPWRVLAVPVPDGTTLVVGQPTAASTELMERTRNVLVGTGLAALLLLTGVATVLVRRGLRPLDRIADAATAIGSGDLTRRVPDGAAPGTEVGRLAAALNAMLARLEEAFTARARSEDRLRRFVADASHELRTPLTTVRGYAELFRHGADRRPDDLAEAMRRIEEEATRMSSLVDELLLLARLDQGPVTERRPVDVAGLAAAALGTARAADPARSWALTVHGPTEVRGDGVQLRRVLDNLLTNVREHTPAGTAAVVTVSGADEAAGGVVLEVADDGPGVPDAERERVLERFHQVGGPAGRPGGGGSGLGLAIVAAVVAAHGGTVRVGAGAGGGCLVRIGLPRTPAGGADRAPGDSAGGGRDQ
- a CDS encoding response regulator transcription factor, coding for MRPATRILVVDDERYLADLIATALRYQGYETTVACTAAEALELASGYRPHLVVLDVVLPDLSGWEVCARLRSRGDRVPVLFLTARDATEDTVHGLRIGGDDYVTKPFSIDELAARVEALLRRAGTGRPGALLRIADLEIDVDAYRVHRAGTELELTPTEFALLRLLVAHAGRVLSKRRILAEVWEYDFGGNDGVVQTYVSYLRRKLDAHGPPLIHTVPRVGYVVRAP